The Artemia franciscana chromosome 18, ASM3288406v1, whole genome shotgun sequence genome includes a window with the following:
- the LOC136038710 gene encoding uncharacterized protein LOC136038710 — protein sequence MFVNLLAFCLVFKFVNCLECPQDCSNIKCFNDFKPIDCPINTSYSPEGGYPCNCCPVCIRRVGESEECTESGEDLYNDFDQSGNGDNAEVYYGRISDSNANYGSPPTVIQGTKCLAGYKCELGVCGKGTSGNQERPLNCFAEKELQRFPINCNSDGTYSPVQCRGRDESTRCYCVDEANNRIYGTASYNDRGMMNCACSRKVAELQKNANRNDVTLHCDPFGNYEQLQCDDGICWCVNPLTLKVFSHSVRLDFARMLPCYNAETFGTKYLRRCESVNYARTKLEELLAKKSIKASFGRLSCDFDGGYGPVQCDFSTCKCSKKDNSLITPFQGTTQQQKDMTCLCARDTVILDGGGLFCDNGGLGNYNKDQPGFCSDENGNTFDGDTLVGCSPPNCPVHPVRYSVWQSGSCS from the exons atgtttgtgAACTTATTAGCATTTTGCTTGGTTTTTAAATTCGTAAATTGCTTAGAATGTCCTCAAGACTGTTCAAACATTAAATGTTTTAACGACTTCAAGCCCATTGACTGCCCAATAAATACCTCCTATAGTCCTGAAGGTGGATATCCTTGTAATTGCTGTCCAGTTTGTATCAGAAGAGTCG GCGAGAGTGAAGAATGCACTGAAAGTGGCGAGGACCTCTATAATGATTTTGATCAAAGTGGTAATGGGGATAACGCAGAAGTTTATTACGGTAGAATTTCAGACAGCAATGCTAACTATGGGTCTCCTCCGACAGTAATCCAAGGAACAAAATGTCTTGCTGGGTATAAATGCGAACTAGGAGTCTGTGGAAAGGGAACTTCtg GCAACCAAGAAAGACCGTTGAACTGTTTTGCTGAGAAAGAACTCCAACGTTTCCCAATCAACTGCAATTCAGATGGAACTTACAGTCCTGTACAATGTAGAGGAAGGGATGAATCGACCCGATGCTATTGTGTCGACGAGGCTAATAATAGGATTTATGGAACTGCGTCTTATAATGACCGAGGAATGATGAACTGTG CATGCTCTAGAAAAGTAGCAGAGCTTCAGAAAAATGCAAACCGAAACGATGTGACCCTACATTGTGATCCATTTGGCAATTACGAACAGCTGCAATGCGATGATGGAATTTGTTGGTGTGTCAACCCACTTACACTGAAGGTCTTTAGTCATTCAGTTAGATTGGATTTTGCTCGAATGTTACCTTGTT ATAACGCTGAAACTTTTGGGACCAAATATTTGCGTCGGTGTGAAAGTGTCAACTATGCAAGAACAAAGCTTGAAGAACTGTTAGCGAAGAAAAGTATCAAAGCTTCTTTTGGTCGACTCTCTTGTGATTTTGATGGTGGTTATGGCCCTGTGCAATGTGATTTCAGCAC aTGCAAGTGCAGCAAAAAGGACAACAGTTTAATAACGCCATTCCAGGGCACTACACAGCAGCAAAAGGATATGACTTGTt TGTGTGCCCGAGATACAGTTATCCTAGACGGTGGCGGTTTGTTTTGTGACAACGGTGGTCTTGGCAATTATAACAAAGACCAGCCAGGGTTTTGCTCTGATGAAAATGGTAATACATTCGATGGTGACACGTTAGTTGGATGCAGCCCACCAAACTGCCCAGTTCATCCTGTGCGATATAGTGTATGGCAAAGTGGCTCTTGTTCTTAA